Sequence from the Phragmites australis chromosome 11, lpPhrAust1.1, whole genome shotgun sequence genome:
CATGTTCAGGCGAGAGGGCTGATGCACCAAGGGCCAAACCACTGAAGCCATCAGTGAAACCTGGGCTTCAGGAGCGGAAACCTGTTCATGTGCGGAAGGCTCTTAGGGATGTGACTAACAAACCTAAAGACACTGCTTTAAAGGACAGATCCATCCTGAAAGAGAGGCCCACCCTGAAAGAGAGGTCCATCCTGAAAGAGAGGTCTGCTCTGCGCAGCCATGAAGCGCTTAAGAACCCAGTGAAAATATGGGCTGATGAAAAGACCAAAAAGTGTCATGAATGGGCTAAGAATGGGGTGGAGGGCGCTCACTTTACAGGAAATGATTCTCAGAAGTTGGATAAGGACGTGCAAGACAAATGTAAGAACTTAAATCTGATGAttgctctgtttttttttaatacatgtttttttttatagctACATATGACTGATTGTGCATGTTATATAGGTGTCAAGAAGAAAGTGGCGAAAGTTATGTCAGCGTTGCATGGCTTGTCAGATGTGGTATTTGATCCTGTGATGTTTCCAGCTACGGTATGTGGTCCAACAGCATAATATTTCACAATTTATGCAGGTTATCTCTAAGGTCCAAGACCAGAGATTTAGACGGTAAATGGTTATTCACTTCTGAAATAGTGATGTCTCTGTGTCTATATAACTATGAACTATGACCATGCAAACTCGCAATCAGGCAAACGAAACTTGTTACTCGTAAATAGGGAATTGGAAAAGTGAAGTATATGTTCTTGCCATTTGGTTGCTTAGTTCTCCTTGAAAACTGATACAATGGTGATTAGACAGCTGGAGTTGTGAATTAAGCCAGTAAAATCATTTATCACCTAGCTTTCCGGTGTCAACATAGTGCATTATGTAATAGTGTCAACATAGTGCATTATGTTTCATTAGACTCAAGCAAGGAAGAGAAACTTGCATGATGAATTTCACTTCTGCTGCTAGCTAAAGTTGGCTCATAAGTCGATTAGAAGAGCTTGGTTAATAGATGGTTCATCCATGTCTTGCATGGAGGAACTATATTATGTCTTGTATCACAGAAGATTATAGTGTTATCGACTAGCAAGCTTGATCTTGTTATGTTGCTTTGGGAGTAATCATGTTGACAAGATATGCTTGTGAGATGGTACTTCTGGCAATTCGGAATCGGGCTCTTTACTTGCAACATTTTCTTATCAAGAAGCATATTCTGAAATGTAAAGCATCTTTGAATAATCATCCTCTTTCTAgatgttggattttttttctttgccagTAGTACAGAAGGAAACTGCTTATCTATGAATATGTATTGCTTCACAAGATATGGACATCTTGTCCCATTGTAGGTCCTAGACATCTTAGTGTCATGGTATGACACTGCCATTAGCAGCTACTAAAGttggtatatattttttttgtcctGGCCTGTTTTGTCTAAATGTTCCCCTCTAGGGAAGAAAACCCTGTCTTCCATGTAGTTTAGTGGTTGATGACATGTACCAATTGTAGAAGTTCAGTAACAGTTAATTCATGTTATTTCTTGGTCATCTTGTGTGTTCCTGTTATCTTCTGTACGCGGTTTGAGTTATGCCCTGCTCTTGGTCATTCACCCACACTCTAGAGAAACAGAATACTTAAAGAGACCAATTGCGCCTTCCACACCATGTCAATAACACTTTtggcttcttttctttcttcaagagcATTATAATACTTGTCCCACTAGTTCTGTTATGTTTCTTTCCCCTGTTTTGTCCTAGAGTTTACAACAAATGGAAAGAAAATCTATATCTGACTTTGGTTTATTTTAGTGGTTGTTGACACCTACAAAATGGTCAGCAACTGTTTAAACTAAGCTCCATTTATATGCTATGTAATTCATTCGCAGTCTAAACTTTGAAGCAAGTAAGCAACATAACACTAGAAGCATAATGTTCCACACACTAGCATTTCTTGcctttctctctgttttttccCCATGCATTATTAGACCAGAGATGTGATGCCATCTGTCTCTGTATGATTTAGGAGGTTGCCAAGTTTTTTGAAGAAGTGAAAGGGCTGGAGCTGGAACCAGAGATACTCCCAGACATCACTAAGTGTCTCTCTAGCTCAGGTCGGTggtctctctcgctctctgaCATATGTATTGTAGATGGTGTTATATCTGCTGCGCTTGCTATTCTCCAAcagttcttttttatttctttttgatcTTATTCTCTATGAAACATTTCAGTTTACTTGCATGTAAGTACAGGCGATAAAGCAAAGCTGGCTGAAGACTCTTGTACTGATGACGAGCTTGACCAGTACCCATTTCTATCTCTGGACAACAATCCTGTCAAGTTTGAGCTCTCAGATGAGCAAGCGATCCTGGCGCTTGGAGACCACTGAGACTGAAAGCTCTGCTTCTGCTGTCTTTTGCAACTCTGCATGCTCTGGAGCAGCCAGCCTATGTAGTGTACAATGTCTAGAATGCTAGTAGATCTGATGTTCTTCCCCACACTTTTGAGTAGCGGAAGCGACAGCGCTTCCAGTTTGTCAAACGTGATGATCTCACATATAGCTCGGTAGtatttgtttaattttgatCATAATGGTATCACGTAGTAGGCGAAATTTGTGGAGATGATCACAATAGCATATGATCTCACATATACCAAGCATCGTCTATCTTGGTCCTAGATTAGGCGGGAATCTTTGCAAGCATACACGTGAGGCGAGAAGAAGAGGGCTGGTTCCGGTTGGGGAAAAATGGCGTAGTGGTTCCATGTTTAGGCATAGTCACAATTTAATACTTCCTTCCTTTAAAAATAGTATacgtatttcttttttaaaaaatcaaactttatgtactttaattaatatttaattaaattataagaatgtttagtgtataaaaattatataattagattcataatttaaaataattttacattatatagtttttatagctataaatgatatattttatgagaaaattttaGTTAAAATCTAGCTTCGAAGAccaaatctaaaataaatacgtgtactattttttaatagatgGAGTATGCAGTATAGGCGAAATTTTGTCAGACTGTAGGCCCTTTTGATAGGAAGATACAGGGTCAGTACTTTGCATACTTGTCGGTACGGAGGATAAAAAATTTCAGTGACCATATGTATGCGTACAATGGAAACTACAGATAAGTAATATTAAGCTTTTACTGTTA
This genomic interval carries:
- the LOC133885938 gene encoding uncharacterized protein LOC133885938 isoform X1 gives rise to the protein MAFPTPAAVLLNENLQIHNGERADAPRAKPLKPSVKPGLQERKPVHVRKALRDVTNKPKDTALKDRSILKERPTLKERSILKERSALRSHEALKNPVKIWADEKTKKCHEWAKNGVEGAHFTGNDSQKLDKDVQDKCVKKKVAKVMSALHGLSDVVFDPVMFPATEVAKFFEEVKGLELEPEILPDITKCLSSSVYLHVSTGDKAKLAEDSCTDDELDQYPFLSLDNNPVKFELSDEQAILALGDH
- the LOC133885938 gene encoding uncharacterized protein LOC133885938 isoform X2; the protein is MAFPTPAAVLLNENLQIHNGERADAPRAKPLKPSVKPGLQERKPVHVRKALRDVTNKPKDTALKDRSILKERPTLKERSILKERSALRSHEALKNPVKIWADEKTKKCHEWAKNGVEGAHFTGNDSQKLDKDVQDKCVKKKVAKVMSALHGLSDVVFDPVMFPATEVAKFFEEVKGLELEPEILPDITKCLSSSGDKAKLAEDSCTDDELDQYPFLSLDNNPVKFELSDEQAILALGDH